The Candidatus Phaeomarinobacter ectocarpi genome includes a region encoding these proteins:
- a CDS encoding cupin domain-containing protein, with amino-acid sequence MDAKSIIATLDLKPHPEGGYFKETFRDPAGGDRGHSTAIYYLLEAGDLSHWHRVLDAVEVWHWYAGGPLALTLSPDGHDAEAFRLGPELTAGQRPQVIVPAGHWQTAESLGEWTLCGCTVAPGFEFATFEMAPADWRPTPRPQGR; translated from the coding sequence ATGGACGCCAAGAGCATTATCGCCACCCTTGATCTCAAGCCCCATCCAGAAGGCGGCTATTTCAAGGAAACGTTTCGCGATCCCGCTGGCGGCGACCGCGGCCACTCCACCGCCATCTACTACCTACTCGAGGCAGGCGATCTTTCGCACTGGCATCGCGTGCTGGATGCGGTCGAGGTCTGGCACTGGTACGCCGGCGGCCCGCTGGCGTTGACCCTGTCGCCAGACGGTCACGACGCGGAAGCGTTTCGCCTTGGCCCCGAACTCACCGCAGGCCAGCGCCCGCAGGTGATTGTGCCCGCCGGCCACTGGCAAACCGCTGAAAGCCTTGGCGAATGGACCCTGTGCGGCTGCACGGTTGCACCGGGCTTTGAGTTTGCAACTTTCGAGATGGCTCCCGCTGACTGGCGCCCAACCCCGCGCCCTCAGGGCCGCTGA
- a CDS encoding polysaccharide deacetylase family protein, translating to MFNKLLLRAALVAAPFAAVFLPALATAAPLQAPTGINCPHNPNAMGSARTIEVDTRGGPDIGTMQYARTVPVGPKELVLTFDDGPNPDHTPKILDALDRHCIKATFFMVGRYAKLRPDLVQEVWRRGHTVASHTWSHPILSKMSYYNSVRQIDRGVNAIETALAGTTDANGIAADVAPFFRFPGLNHTKRLRNYLSKKNVAIFSCDIGTDDWRRISPRTLYKRALRMIASKGSGVVIFHDTHYRTSYMLPQILDELARRGYTTVHMVPKGDARHMAAVARQSQVQAELAIEPTIPMPLAQGRSGSPIGSEPTGPEPTGPEPTAPESVAEASHSLRPTVAN from the coding sequence ATGTTTAATAAGCTTCTGCTGCGTGCTGCACTTGTTGCAGCACCGTTTGCTGCGGTCTTTTTGCCGGCGCTCGCCACGGCTGCGCCCTTGCAAGCGCCCACAGGCATCAACTGCCCTCACAACCCCAATGCCATGGGCAGCGCCCGCACCATTGAGGTGGATACGCGCGGTGGCCCCGACATCGGCACCATGCAATATGCCCGCACAGTCCCGGTCGGACCCAAGGAGCTCGTGCTGACATTTGACGATGGTCCGAACCCGGATCATACGCCAAAGATTCTGGACGCCCTCGACAGGCATTGCATCAAGGCAACGTTCTTCATGGTCGGCCGCTACGCCAAGCTGCGCCCGGACCTCGTGCAGGAAGTCTGGCGGCGCGGCCACACGGTTGCGAGCCACACCTGGTCACATCCGATCCTGTCCAAGATGTCCTACTACAACAGCGTCCGGCAGATTGATCGCGGTGTGAATGCCATCGAAACTGCGCTGGCAGGCACGACCGATGCAAACGGTATCGCAGCTGACGTTGCACCATTCTTCCGGTTCCCCGGTCTCAATCACACCAAGCGCCTGCGCAACTATCTCAGCAAAAAGAATGTGGCAATCTTCTCCTGTGACATCGGCACAGATGACTGGCGCCGCATTTCGCCGCGCACGCTGTACAAACGCGCCCTGCGGATGATTGCGTCCAAAGGATCCGGCGTGGTGATCTTCCACGATACCCACTACCGCACATCCTACATGTTGCCGCAGATCCTCGATGAACTGGCACGCCGCGGCTACACGACCGTTCACATGGTACCCAAGGGGGATGCCCGGCACATGGCGGCTGTGGCCCGTCAATCTCAGGTTCAGGCAGAGCTTGCTATTGAACCGACCATCCCAATGCCGTTAGCACAGGGACGCTCAGGCAGCCCTATTGGGTCAGAGCCAACTGGGCCAGAGCCAACTGGGCCTGAGCCAACTGCGCCTGAAAGTGTCGCCGAAGCATCACACTCCCTGCGGCCGACTGTGGCAAACTAA
- a CDS encoding DUF882 domain-containing protein has translation MTTRRTFLKSSAAAAVATTTLVAAPAILRAEAPYKRTLRMQSLNSGEKLTTTYWADGEYQKGAFQRISWFMRDLRTNTTTDMSPALMDLLWDIDQLTSSSKPIYTMSAYRSERTNAWLAARSTSVDPGSFHRLGMAIDITQEFGDPHAVYRAARELNRGGAGYYPTRTPYVHVDVGPVDSWVHPAIGRRDRDAEYEAQIAAEKAADAPAEMPPETTDSSNS, from the coding sequence ATGACCACACGGCGTACCTTCCTGAAATCCTCCGCAGCTGCGGCCGTCGCCACCACAACGCTTGTGGCAGCGCCCGCCATCCTGCGCGCAGAAGCGCCCTACAAGCGCACACTGCGCATGCAGAGCCTCAACTCAGGCGAGAAACTCACAACGACCTACTGGGCCGACGGCGAGTATCAAAAAGGTGCCTTCCAGCGCATTTCCTGGTTCATGCGCGACCTACGCACCAACACCACGACTGACATGTCGCCAGCCCTGATGGATCTCCTGTGGGACATTGACCAACTGACGTCGTCGTCCAAACCCATCTACACAATGTCGGCCTACCGCTCCGAGCGCACCAATGCGTGGCTGGCTGCCCGGTCTACGTCCGTTGATCCCGGCTCTTTCCACCGACTTGGGATGGCCATCGACATCACTCAGGAATTTGGTGATCCGCACGCGGTCTATCGCGCCGCCCGCGAACTCAACCGTGGCGGCGCTGGCTACTACCCCACACGCACCCCCTATGTGCATGTGGATGTTGGACCCGTGGACAGCTGGGTGCACCCGGCAATCGGACGCCGTGATCGCGATGCTGAGTACGAAGCGCAAATTGCTGCGGAAAAAGCAGCCGATGCACCTGCCGAAATGCCACCAGAAACGACAGACAGCTCCAATTCGTAA
- the phaR gene encoding polyhydroxyalkanoate synthesis repressor PhaR, with translation MAKKRSSGNEPITIKKYANRRLYNTATSSYVTLDHLADMVKQNQDFVVIDAKTSDDITRSVLTQIIFEEEAKGGQNLLPIRFMRQLIKYYGDSLQGVVPGFLEMSLENFAKEQERVRNRIASAVGEDRVTAIEEQVRENVAALESAVRSLNPFAPAAEDEKPAASGKEETVPEQDVAEMQKQMAAMQKQLDALTGSKKK, from the coding sequence GTGGCTAAGAAGCGGTCTTCCGGCAATGAGCCGATCACGATCAAGAAATACGCCAATCGCCGTCTCTACAACACGGCGACGTCCAGCTATGTGACGCTTGATCACCTGGCGGACATGGTGAAGCAGAATCAGGACTTCGTCGTTATTGACGCCAAGACCAGTGATGACATCACCCGGTCCGTCCTCACACAGATCATTTTTGAAGAAGAAGCCAAGGGCGGGCAGAACCTGCTTCCCATCCGCTTCATGCGCCAACTGATCAAATATTACGGCGACAGCCTGCAGGGCGTGGTTCCCGGCTTCCTGGAAATGAGCCTTGAGAATTTTGCCAAGGAACAGGAACGGGTGCGCAACCGCATCGCCAGCGCCGTTGGCGAGGATCGTGTAACAGCCATCGAAGAACAGGTGCGCGAGAACGTGGCAGCGCTTGAAAGCGCTGTGCGCAGCTTGAACCCGTTTGCACCGGCCGCGGAAGATGAAAAGCCTGCCGCGTCTGGCAAGGAAGAAACGGTGCCCGAGCAGGACGTCGCGGAAATGCAAAAGCAGATGGCCGCGATGCAAAAGCAGCTCGACGCCCTCACCGGGTCAAAAAAGAAATAG
- a CDS encoding putative bifunctional diguanylate cyclase/phosphodiesterase, whose product MRNNGFDQARSATVNTSATEGSVRDARDTASLANDLQATALSAAGIAIYEWDIATDTIVWSEGVSAVWSSEGRALLTSEHVSTGRSYARLVDPDAGVSRYDAVMTSDKSDRGDGVAFDCEYAINVPGQSEPVWIEDGGSWFVGDNGRPGRVVGTVRNISARKNQERRLGYLARFDELTGNVNRTRLRELLSQTIAYSERFDRDAAFMMAGIDNLALINDAYGFDVADQVIVAVSQRLKSQLRQSDTLGRVAGNKFGIILTNCGEAEMAYTAERLMQAVRETVIDTGSGPVSASVSIGCVAIPRCARNATEALSRSEEVLDNAKATRRGAYGIYQLSEQRESRRRRNVELADQIVSALNEDRLCLAYQPIVSSKTGEADLHECLLRMKRPDGEVVSAGEFIPVAEKLGLVRLVDQRVLEMAIKTLEDYPQAELAINVSGMTAMDGTWLESIRRYVATRRDLATRLIVEITETVALHELEESAKFVRELRELGCRVAIDDFGAGYTSFRNLKALDVDMVKIDGSFVKGLVRSRDDQLFVQTLVHLAKNFNLPVVAEWVGNEDEVTLLRAYGVEYMQGFFLGEPVLTPPWETDVASLETA is encoded by the coding sequence ATGCGTAACAACGGGTTTGATCAGGCAAGAAGTGCGACGGTCAATACATCTGCCACCGAAGGGTCGGTGCGGGATGCACGTGACACCGCGAGTCTTGCGAATGATCTTCAAGCTACGGCACTGAGCGCTGCCGGTATTGCCATCTATGAATGGGATATCGCCACGGACACTATTGTGTGGAGCGAAGGCGTCAGTGCTGTCTGGTCTTCTGAAGGTCGCGCCCTGCTGACATCTGAGCATGTTTCTACTGGTCGCTCATACGCGCGGCTGGTGGACCCTGATGCAGGCGTGTCGCGCTATGACGCGGTCATGACCAGCGACAAATCTGATCGCGGCGACGGCGTCGCTTTTGACTGCGAATACGCGATTAACGTGCCCGGCCAAAGTGAGCCCGTCTGGATTGAAGATGGTGGTTCCTGGTTTGTGGGTGACAATGGACGTCCCGGCCGGGTGGTCGGTACCGTTCGCAATATTTCCGCACGGAAAAATCAGGAACGCCGTCTGGGATATCTCGCCCGGTTTGACGAACTGACCGGCAATGTGAACCGCACGCGCCTGCGCGAGCTGCTGTCTCAGACCATTGCCTATAGCGAACGATTTGATCGCGATGCGGCCTTCATGATGGCGGGCATTGATAATCTGGCGCTCATCAATGACGCCTACGGATTTGATGTGGCGGATCAGGTCATTGTGGCCGTCTCACAGAGACTGAAATCACAGCTGCGCCAGAGCGACACGCTGGGACGTGTGGCGGGCAACAAGTTCGGCATCATTCTGACCAATTGCGGGGAGGCTGAAATGGCCTATACCGCAGAGCGCCTGATGCAGGCTGTACGTGAAACCGTCATTGATACGGGCTCTGGGCCCGTGTCCGCGAGTGTCTCGATTGGCTGTGTGGCCATTCCGCGGTGTGCCCGCAATGCGACGGAAGCTTTGTCACGGTCTGAGGAGGTTCTCGACAATGCCAAGGCCACGCGCCGGGGTGCCTATGGCATTTATCAGTTGTCCGAGCAGCGCGAATCCCGTCGCCGCCGGAATGTTGAGCTGGCTGACCAGATTGTGTCAGCCCTCAATGAAGACCGCTTGTGCCTTGCCTATCAGCCCATCGTGTCGTCGAAGACCGGCGAAGCTGATCTGCATGAGTGCCTGCTGCGGATGAAGCGTCCCGACGGGGAAGTGGTATCTGCCGGCGAGTTCATTCCTGTAGCTGAGAAGCTGGGGCTTGTCCGTCTGGTGGATCAGCGCGTTCTGGAAATGGCGATCAAGACGCTTGAGGACTACCCGCAGGCGGAACTTGCGATCAACGTCTCCGGCATGACAGCCATGGACGGCACCTGGCTGGAGAGCATCCGTCGCTATGTGGCGACGCGCCGTGATCTTGCGACGCGCCTCATCGTGGAAATCACCGAGACGGTGGCACTGCACGAATTGGAAGAATCCGCCAAGTTCGTCCGTGAACTGCGTGAGCTGGGCTGTCGTGTTGCGATTGATGATTTCGGCGCGGGCTACACGTCGTTCCGCAACCTCAAGGCGCTGGACGTGGACATGGTCAAAATTGACGGGTCCTTCGTCAAAGGCCTTGTGCGCAGCCGTGACGACCAGCTGTTTGTGCAAACGCTGGTTCATCTGGCCAAGAACTTCAATCTGCCTGTGGTGGCGGAATGGGTTGGCAATGAAGATGAAGTCACACTCCTGCGCGCCTATGGCGTGGAGTACATGCAGGGGTTCTTCCTTGGCGAGCCGGTGTTGACGCCGCCATGGGAAACCGATGTGGCAAGCCTCGAAACGGCTTAA
- the ggt gene encoding gamma-glutamyltransferase, producing MRDFQRPGRSTVHSLNGMCASSHPQASLTAVDIMKRGGNAVDAAVAASAVLCVVEPMMTGIGGDCFVLFAPKGSSEVIGLNGSGRAPAAATRDYFVEQGFDKIGETSVHSISIPGAIDAWARLLADHGTMGLDEVLAPAIAFAEEGFALSPRIAIDWMFLTPQLKNDPDIRALYLPSGEAPGIGSIWKSPALGRTLRAIGERGRAGFYEGEIADRMVQTLQAKGGLHTLEDFANTSADYVTPISTDTRGHRLLEIPPNGQGITALIALNILDRLNVDGLDPHGPERVHLQVEAARRAYAARDMYVADMDQAQVPVDHLLSDAFADAIAAEIDPGRAADLPMAQDNPHKDTTYLTVVDKDRNAVSFINSLFQGFGSTIADEQTGVVFQNRAAGFVLEDGHPNCIAPNKRPMHTIIPAMLVKDQQAVMPFGVMGGHYQPMGHVQVVLNMLAYGMDIQEAIDFPRFLTEDGTLAIERGLPAATLEGLTARGHRVAEAVPPFGGGQGIAINWEQGTLTGGSDPRKDGAAIGY from the coding sequence GTGCGTGACTTTCAACGTCCTGGACGCTCAACGGTTCACAGCCTCAACGGCATGTGCGCCTCGTCTCATCCGCAGGCGTCGCTGACGGCTGTCGATATCATGAAGCGTGGCGGCAACGCCGTGGATGCGGCGGTGGCTGCCAGTGCGGTGCTGTGTGTCGTCGAACCCATGATGACGGGCATTGGCGGGGACTGCTTTGTGCTGTTTGCGCCCAAGGGGTCCTCTGAAGTGATCGGGCTCAACGGGTCCGGGCGCGCGCCGGCGGCGGCGACACGGGACTACTTTGTCGAGCAGGGCTTCGACAAAATTGGCGAGACCTCCGTTCACTCCATCAGCATTCCCGGTGCCATTGATGCCTGGGCCAGGTTGCTGGCGGATCACGGCACCATGGGTCTTGATGAGGTGCTGGCGCCGGCCATTGCATTTGCGGAAGAGGGCTTTGCCCTGTCGCCGCGTATTGCCATTGACTGGATGTTTCTGACCCCGCAATTGAAGAATGATCCGGACATTCGCGCGCTCTATCTGCCATCGGGAGAAGCGCCGGGCATTGGCAGCATCTGGAAGAGCCCGGCGCTCGGGCGCACCTTGCGGGCTATTGGTGAGCGTGGGCGTGCCGGGTTTTACGAAGGTGAGATTGCGGATCGCATGGTGCAGACGCTGCAGGCCAAGGGCGGGCTGCATACGCTTGAGGACTTTGCCAATACGTCCGCTGACTACGTAACGCCGATCTCGACGGACACACGTGGCCACAGGCTGCTGGAGATACCGCCCAACGGACAGGGCATCACAGCGTTGATCGCGCTTAACATTCTTGATCGCCTGAATGTGGACGGGCTGGACCCGCATGGACCCGAACGGGTGCATCTGCAGGTGGAAGCCGCCCGGCGGGCCTATGCCGCGCGCGATATGTATGTGGCCGATATGGACCAGGCGCAGGTGCCGGTAGATCATTTGCTGTCAGATGCATTTGCGGATGCGATTGCTGCGGAGATTGATCCGGGTCGTGCTGCTGATCTGCCCATGGCGCAGGACAACCCGCATAAGGACACCACGTATCTCACGGTTGTCGACAAGGACCGCAATGCGGTGTCGTTTATCAACTCGCTGTTTCAGGGCTTTGGGTCAACGATCGCGGACGAGCAGACAGGTGTGGTGTTTCAGAACCGCGCCGCTGGGTTTGTACTTGAAGACGGCCATCCCAACTGCATCGCGCCTAACAAGCGGCCCATGCATACGATTATTCCAGCCATGCTTGTGAAGGATCAACAAGCTGTCATGCCATTTGGTGTCATGGGCGGGCACTACCAGCCCATGGGTCATGTGCAGGTGGTGCTCAACATGCTGGCCTATGGCATGGACATCCAAGAGGCGATCGATTTTCCCCGTTTCCTGACCGAAGACGGCACGCTGGCAATCGAGCGCGGCCTACCCGCCGCCACCCTTGAGGGCCTGACGGCGCGCGGGCATCGGGTGGCTGAAGCCGTGCCGCCCTTTGGTGGCGGGCAGGGCATTGCCATCAATTGGGAGCAGGGCACGCTTACGGGCGGATCAGATCCCCGTAAAGACGGCGCGGCAATCGGTTATTGA
- a CDS encoding enoyl-CoA hydratase/isomerase family protein produces MAIDPSRFETVQYTVENHVATVMLNRPQRRNALNRQAYDELEKAFQAAQADSDVRCVIVTGADPAFCAGEDVKEMMTGEQKDASVARLTSVRPKPTPAAMAVLECDRPVIAAVNGPAVGWGMELALFADIRIGSERAQMGEIFIKRGLISDIGGLGRLPSLVGASKAAELLFTGDVVDAHEAERIGILSRVVAHDTLMDEARNLAGRIAENAPLALRYMKEGLRISAGQDYQALGGWVSGTLGKLFQTEDHSEGVASFLEKRAPQFKGR; encoded by the coding sequence ATGGCGATTGATCCTTCACGCTTTGAAACCGTTCAGTACACGGTTGAAAATCACGTTGCGACGGTGATGCTGAACAGACCTCAGCGGCGTAATGCACTGAACCGTCAGGCCTATGACGAACTCGAAAAAGCATTTCAAGCTGCGCAGGCAGATAGCGACGTGCGGTGCGTGATCGTCACCGGCGCGGACCCGGCCTTTTGTGCCGGTGAAGACGTCAAGGAAATGATGACGGGGGAGCAGAAGGACGCAAGCGTTGCAAGGCTCACATCCGTACGACCCAAACCGACACCTGCCGCCATGGCAGTGCTTGAGTGTGACAGGCCGGTCATCGCCGCGGTGAACGGCCCGGCAGTTGGCTGGGGCATGGAGCTGGCGTTGTTTGCGGATATTCGGATTGGCTCCGAGAGGGCGCAGATGGGCGAGATATTCATCAAGCGCGGGCTCATCTCCGACATTGGCGGCCTTGGTCGCCTGCCGTCCCTCGTGGGTGCATCAAAGGCGGCTGAATTGCTGTTTACAGGTGATGTGGTTGATGCCCATGAAGCAGAGCGCATCGGTATTCTCAGCCGGGTGGTGGCGCATGACACTTTGATGGATGAGGCGCGCAACCTGGCGGGACGTATTGCGGAGAATGCACCGCTTGCCCTGCGCTACATGAAAGAGGGTTTGCGGATATCTGCCGGTCAGGACTATCAGGCGCTTGGCGGCTGGGTTTCAGGCACGTTGGGGAAGCTGTTTCAGACTGAAGACCATTCAGAGGGGGTTGCCAGTTTTCTTGAAAAGCGGGCGCCGCAGTTCAAAGGGCGCTAG
- a CDS encoding SDR family oxidoreductase, which produces MSDVFRENLLKNKVAFFAGASSGINLGVAQRFAQEGAKVVLISRSHDKIQDAVKSITDEGGTAFGMACDVRDFESVDGALKKAKEEYGEIDFVLSGAAGNFVAPALGMSSNGFKVVVDIDLIGTFNVLRASFPYLKRPGASLVAITAPQAVQPAMFQAHVCAAKAGINMLVKCLGLEWGPGGVRVNAVSPGPIADTEGMRRLAPTPEAEEAIISSIALREYGTKTDIAETCMWLSSEASRYVTGTIIDCDGGTTLGSARGDAIGELGDQIPDFTAR; this is translated from the coding sequence ATGAGTGATGTATTTCGCGAGAACCTGCTGAAAAACAAAGTGGCATTCTTTGCGGGCGCGTCTTCAGGCATCAATCTGGGTGTGGCGCAGCGCTTTGCTCAGGAGGGTGCGAAGGTCGTTCTGATATCACGCAGTCACGACAAGATTCAGGATGCGGTCAAGAGCATCACGGACGAAGGCGGCACGGCGTTTGGCATGGCGTGCGACGTGCGCGACTTTGAGAGCGTTGATGGTGCGCTCAAAAAGGCCAAGGAAGAATATGGCGAGATTGATTTCGTGCTGTCGGGTGCGGCTGGCAACTTTGTGGCGCCGGCGCTTGGCATGTCTTCCAACGGCTTCAAGGTCGTGGTCGACATTGATCTGATCGGTACATTCAATGTGCTGCGGGCATCTTTCCCCTATCTCAAGCGTCCCGGTGCCTCGCTGGTGGCGATAACGGCACCGCAGGCGGTGCAGCCGGCCATGTTCCAGGCGCATGTGTGCGCTGCGAAGGCGGGCATCAATATGCTGGTGAAGTGCCTTGGGCTTGAATGGGGTCCTGGTGGCGTGCGCGTCAATGCGGTATCACCCGGCCCGATTGCGGATACGGAAGGGATGCGCCGTCTTGCGCCAACGCCGGAAGCCGAAGAAGCCATCATCAGTTCCATCGCGCTGCGCGAATATGGCACCAAGACGGACATTGCCGAGACCTGCATGTGGTTGAGCAGCGAAGCCTCACGCTATGTCACCGGCACCATCATTGATTGCGATGGCGGCACGACCCTTGGGTCTGCCAGGGGTGACGCCATTGGCGAGCTCGGCGATCAGATTCCTGACTTCACGGCCCGATAG
- the pabB gene encoding aminodeoxychorismate synthase component I, whose translation MTLPTGIRPADIFAPVADRPFAQLLDWQGSDDIAYILMDPAETLTITLGKLDSRTRGGAFRRLDAALEAWKQDHSFVPRKTPVPFAGGAAGFFAYELAHDLERLPHPKGMDQDTPVLTVGFYDAVLACPQDANKDADHAFVLSPWDTPVTQDRRAALKALIETASRSRAPATRPCSDPEATIDPDAYRKSVARVIELIHAGDIFQANLAQRFDSSLPADVTPFDIYQRLAGDAPAPFSAHLTLPDRTLVSSSPERFLKITPEGHVRTEPIKGTRPRGETDAHDTALANDLMNSAKDRAENIMIVDLQRNDLSRTCADHSVKVEALCELHSFENVHHLISTVTGTLRTDASSLDCLAACFPGGSITGAPKVRAMEIIADEEPHSRGAYCGSIGFIGLDGAIDTSIAIRTLTITGRQITYHAGGGIVADSDPHDEYDETITKASAMKAALMGSASS comes from the coding sequence GTGACACTGCCCACCGGCATCCGCCCGGCAGATATCTTTGCGCCGGTTGCCGACAGGCCCTTCGCGCAGTTGCTGGACTGGCAGGGGTCTGACGATATTGCTTACATCCTGATGGACCCTGCGGAAACGTTGACCATCACACTGGGTAAACTTGATTCCCGGACCCGCGGCGGTGCCTTCCGGCGCCTCGATGCCGCGCTTGAGGCATGGAAGCAGGACCATTCATTTGTGCCCCGCAAAACACCTGTCCCCTTTGCCGGTGGCGCTGCCGGGTTCTTTGCCTATGAGCTTGCCCATGATCTTGAGCGCCTGCCGCATCCCAAAGGAATGGATCAGGACACCCCGGTCCTGACAGTCGGCTTCTATGACGCCGTCCTCGCCTGCCCCCAGGATGCGAATAAGGATGCGGATCACGCATTCGTTCTGTCGCCATGGGACACTCCTGTCACGCAGGACCGCAGAGCAGCCTTGAAGGCCTTGATTGAAACGGCCTCACGGTCGCGCGCACCTGCAACCAGACCCTGCAGCGACCCGGAGGCCACCATTGACCCCGATGCCTATCGCAAAAGCGTCGCGCGGGTCATTGAACTCATCCACGCAGGCGACATTTTCCAGGCCAATCTGGCACAGCGCTTTGATTCCAGTTTGCCGGCGGACGTCACGCCATTCGATATCTATCAGCGGTTGGCGGGCGATGCGCCCGCCCCGTTTTCAGCACATCTTACGCTGCCCGACCGCACGCTGGTGTCATCGTCACCCGAGCGGTTCCTGAAAATCACCCCTGAAGGTCACGTCCGCACAGAACCCATCAAGGGCACCCGCCCGCGCGGCGAGACAGACGCACACGATACAGCATTGGCAAACGACCTGATGAACAGTGCCAAGGACCGCGCTGAAAACATCATGATCGTCGATCTCCAGCGCAATGACCTTTCACGCACCTGCGCGGACCATTCCGTGAAGGTCGAAGCCCTGTGCGAGCTGCATTCATTTGAAAACGTGCATCACCTGATTTCAACAGTCACCGGCACGCTGCGGACCGATGCATCATCGCTTGACTGCTTGGCCGCTTGCTTCCCCGGCGGCTCCATCACGGGCGCACCCAAAGTGCGCGCCATGGAAATCATCGCTGACGAAGAGCCCCACAGCCGTGGTGCCTATTGCGGTTCCATCGGCTTCATCGGGCTGGACGGTGCCATCGACACGTCCATTGCCATCCGGACACTGACAATCACCGGCAGACAGATCACCTATCACGCAGGCGGCGGCATTGTTGCCGACAGTGATCCGCACGATGAGTATGACGAGACCATCACCAAGGCCAGCGCAATGAAGGCCGCTTTGATGGGTAGCGCATCCTCATGA
- a CDS encoding anthranilate synthase component II gives MILVIDNYDSFVFNLARYVRELGDAVEVVRNDAITVDEALAMAPAGIIISPGPCGPDEAGISTPLARAVIADGIPLLGVCLGHQCLVAACGGEVIRADRPIHGQASTITHHGQDVFADLPSPMQVGRYHSLIAGAHVPDDLAVTAQLADNPDTIMAVAHKTAPAFGVQFHPESVLTDHGHALINNFLNYTARSTTERFAQPAQ, from the coding sequence ATGATTCTGGTCATCGACAATTACGACAGCTTCGTTTTCAACCTCGCCCGCTATGTGCGCGAGTTAGGCGATGCTGTTGAGGTCGTCAGAAACGACGCCATCACCGTCGATGAGGCACTGGCCATGGCGCCCGCGGGCATCATCATTTCACCCGGCCCCTGCGGACCGGACGAAGCCGGCATCTCAACACCACTCGCGCGTGCAGTCATTGCCGACGGCATTCCCCTGCTCGGCGTATGCTTGGGCCACCAGTGCCTAGTAGCAGCCTGCGGCGGCGAGGTCATCCGCGCCGACCGCCCCATTCACGGTCAGGCATCAACAATCACCCATCATGGACAAGACGTCTTTGCGGATTTGCCGTCTCCCATGCAGGTGGGTCGCTACCATTCGCTGATTGCGGGCGCACATGTCCCCGACGATCTGGCGGTGACGGCGCAGTTGGCAGACAACCCGGACACCATCATGGCGGTAGCGCATAAGACTGCCCCTGCTTTCGGCGTGCAGTTTCATCCTGAAAGCGTGCTGACCGACCATGGTCATGCGCTGATAAACAATTTCTTGAACTATACAGCCCGCTCTACCACCGAGCGATTTGCGCAACCGGCCCAATAG
- a CDS encoding aminotransferase class IV — MSIPRIWLNGALVPADEARIAPTDRGLLLADGLFETLLARAGRIIRLDRHLMRLLEGAAVMQIKPPYESRTLRAAARETLEANGLATNDRASLRMTLTRGPAGRGLALPQDPTPTLMISAAAAPAPPAGLSVMVSSVSKLATSPASPLKTLNYTDNVMARMEADAAGADEALMRSADGGIACATIGNVFVVKNGSVTTPPDDGSIRAGITRNDILALARDADLSVSEADISMETLKAADEVFLTNSLWGICPVTTVDGTALPAGPITKKLAQALEEAWASDVV, encoded by the coding sequence ATGTCCATTCCGCGCATCTGGCTCAACGGCGCGCTCGTCCCGGCCGATGAAGCGCGCATCGCCCCAACGGACCGCGGCCTGCTGCTTGCCGACGGCCTGTTTGAAACACTGCTCGCCCGGGCAGGCCGCATCATCCGCCTCGACCGGCACCTCATGCGCCTGCTCGAAGGGGCAGCGGTGATGCAGATAAAGCCACCCTATGAGAGCCGCACTCTGCGTGCGGCCGCCCGCGAAACCCTCGAGGCAAACGGCCTCGCAACCAATGATCGCGCCAGCCTGCGCATGACGCTCACCCGAGGCCCCGCCGGCCGTGGGCTGGCATTGCCACAAGATCCGACACCGACCCTGATGATCTCCGCTGCCGCCGCACCGGCCCCACCCGCTGGCCTGTCCGTCATGGTCAGCAGCGTCAGCAAGCTGGCCACCAGCCCCGCAAGCCCGCTCAAGACACTGAACTACACCGACAACGTGATGGCGCGCATGGAAGCGGACGCAGCAGGCGCCGACGAAGCGCTCATGCGGTCCGCCGACGGCGGCATCGCCTGCGCCACCATCGGCAATGTCTTTGTGGTGAAGAACGGGTCTGTGACAACGCCGCCTGACGACGGGTCAATCCGTGCAGGCATCACCCGCAATGACATACTGGCACTTGCACGCGATGCAGACCTGAGCGTGTCCGAAGCCGACATCAGCATGGAGACCCTCAAGGCTGCGGACGAAGTCTTCCTGACCAACAGCCTCTGGGGCATCTGCCCTGTGACCACCGTCGACGGTACAGCGCTTCCTGCGGGGCCCATTACAAAAAAACTTGCCCAGGCACTCGAAGAGGCCTGGGCAAGCGATGTCGTCTAG